One genomic window of Salvia miltiorrhiza cultivar Shanhuang (shh) chromosome 4, IMPLAD_Smil_shh, whole genome shotgun sequence includes the following:
- the LOC131019708 gene encoding U-box domain-containing protein 52-like: MEEGQYRNLAAKSSPEIVEIAEESNSTAASRDGGDVYVAVGKHDLHVLRWALDHVVSPESRVFLVHVFSPITYVPTPVGRLSRSQLSKDQLQVYIREESNKRKHLLDKYIQLCNDSKISVDTMLVESNASGKAILELIGVANITHLVMGTKQSPFSRLSRKGVGKGEYVKKYAPEYCEVSVVYDDAKKMKDEQPQIRDDSKNASHQTQQVTKNSQRHFFECVCFSGKFD, translated from the exons ATGGAGGAGGGGCAGTATCGTAATTTGGCAGCAAAGTCGTCGCCGGAGATAGTAGAGATTGCGGAGGAGAGTAATAGCACAGCCGCCAGCAGAGATGGTGGTGATGTATATGTTGCTGTTGGTAAGCACGATTTGCACGTGCTCAGATGGGCTCTCGATCATGTCGTCTCGCCAGAGAGTCGTGTTTTTCTCGTCCACGTTTTCTCTCCGATCACCTACGTCCCCACGCCAG TTGGGAGGCTATCAAGAAGCCAGCTTAGCAAAGATCAGCTGCAGGTTTATATAAGGGAGGAAAGCAACAAGAGGAAACACCTCTTGGACAAGTACATTCAACTCTGCAACGACTCCAAG ATAAGTGTAGACACAATGCTAGTAGAGAGCAATGCATCAGGCAAGGCCATTTTGGAACTCATTGGTGTTGCTAACATCACTCATCTTGTGATGGGAACTAAACAATCACCCTTCTCAag GTTATCGAGGAAGGGTGTAGGGAAGGGCGAATATGTCAAGAAATATGCACCTGAATATTGTGAAGTTAGTGTGGTAtatgatgatgccaaaaagatGAAGGATGAGCAACCACAAATTAGAGACGACTCCAAGAATGCATCTCATCAAACACAACAAGTAACCAAGAATTCTCAAAGGCACTTCTTTGAGTGTGTGTGCTTTTCAGGCAAATTCGATTGA
- the LOC131019704 gene encoding ferric reduction oxidase 8, mitochondrial isoform X1 has product MTRLSLLLLKLLLILVFAGWVSLWVLKPTEFWTRKWKGAEAKASATAFGYNGLDFVVFTFPLIGLSIIGFIYLELKHHDEPRNSLGRTTALTSLSSPLLVNPYVGILSGAQILTSSLFIMLLVWTFYVRVSNDFKKMTPLKSFKLSIWQYKLFRMATRCGLLSEACLALLLLPVLRGMSIFRCLGIQFEASIKYHVWLGSAMIFFATLHGGGTLFIWGIKHRIQDEMWEWQKKGRIYLAGEIALATAFVMAITALPQIRRKWFQIFYYTHHLYIVFILFFLFHGGDRHFYMVFPGVFLFALDKLLRVVQSRPETCILSARVFPCKAIELTLPKDSRLKYEPTSVIFLKIPSISKLQWHPFSVTSSSSADEHSISVIVKSEGQWTSSLHSKIIHAEKQDSESDKRECIPVAVEGPYGPASTEFLRYNNLLMVAGGIGVTPFLSILREITCNGRNAYPDRIHLIYSIKKSQDVCLLDPILPQLLDIEQFHTKLKVFVTRENQIGVTLREVFNDVPKAEITNFSTANTTYAVHGPERLLWMAAVTVISSVMFLISLVIFNRFVISPAQKPAAAQKKSSTQTDLVLVCSFTIAIISAAIMAIAIRWKRVTILTNELQFFSNKQSKAVKQSSLEASRDLDEHEIHFGGRPIFQDIISNFARETGGSDIGVFVCGPQGMKDSVALACRRARVSQRNAKGKRPKLTFHSLNFTL; this is encoded by the exons ATGACTAGGTTGTCTCTTTTACTACTCAAGCTACTGCTGATCTTGGTATTTGCTGGTTGGGTGTCGCTTTGGGTTCTTAAGCCGACTGAGTTCTGGACAAGGAAATGGAAGGGCGCAGAGGCAAAAGCATCAGCTACCGCGTTTGGCTATAATG GCCTAGATTTTGTGGTCTTCACGTTCCCTCTAATCGGTCTGTCTATAATCGGGTTCATCTACTTGGAACTGAAACATCATGACGAACCAAGAAACAG CCTAGGAAGGACTACTGCACTCACTTCTCTCTCTAGTCCACTGTTGGTGAATCCATACGTAGGTATTCTATCGGGGGCACAGATCCTCACCTCGTCTCTGTTCATCATGCTCCTTGTCTGGACATTCTATGTTCGTGTTTCTAATGACTTTAAGAAGATGACGccgctcaaatcattcaaactTAGCAT ATGGCAATATAAGCTGTTCAGGATGGCCACGCGCTGTGGCTTGTTATCAGAAGCCTGCCTAGCTCTGCTGCTTCTCCCCGTGCTACGAGGGATGTCCATATTCCGGTGCCTTGGCATCCAATTCGAGGCCTCGATCAAGTACCATGTCTGGCTCGGTTCTGCAATGATATTCTTCGCCACTTTACACGGTGGAGGCACCCTCTTCATCTGGGGAATCAAGCATAGAATCCAAGACGAG ATGTGGGAGTGGCAGAAGAAAGGTCGTATATACCTCGCAGGAGAGATAGCTCTAGCAACAGCTTTTGTGATGGCGATCACAGCACTTCCACAGATTAGGAGGAAATGGTTTCAAATTTTTTACTACACACATCACCTTTACATAGTCTTCATTCTCTTCTTCCTCTTCCACGGTGGAGACCGCCATTTCTACATGGTGTTTCCCGGAGTCTTCCTCTTCGCCTTGGATAAACTCCTCCGTGTGGTGCAGTCAAGGCCAGAGACGTGCATTCTCTCTGCTCGAGTCTTCCCCTGCAAAGCCATAGAACTCACCTTGCCAAAGGATTCAA GGTTAAAATACGAGCCAACCAGCGTCATCTTCCTCAAGATACCGAGCATTTCCAAGCTCCAATGGCATCCATTCAGCGTAACCTCCAGCTCAAGCGCAGACGAGCACAGTATCTCAGTCATTGTGAAGAGTGAGGGGCAATGGACTAGCTCCCTGCATAGCAAGATCATTCATGCTGAAAAGCAAGATTCAGAATCAGATAAAAGGGAATGCATCCCAGTCGCAGTTGAAGGTCCATACGGGCCTGCATCTACGGAGTTTTTAAG GTACAATAACTTACTCATGGTTGCTGGAGGGATAGGGGTGACACCGTTCCTGAGCATCTTGCGCGAGATAACCTGCAACGGCAGAAATGCATATCCAGATAGGATACATCTCATATACAGTATAAAGAAGTCACAAGATGTATGCTTACTTGATCCAATACTCCCACAGCTGCTAGATATTGAACAATTTCACACGAAACTCAAAGTATTCGTCACTAGGGAAAACCAAATCGGAGTGACACTAAGAGAAGTGTTCAACGACGTTCCCAAAGCAGAAATAACGAATTTTAGCACTGCAAACACCACTTATGCAGTACATGGGCCTGAAAGATTGCTATGGATGGCTGCTGTCACAGTCATTTCTTCAGTCATGTTTCTCATCTCACTCGTTATTTTCAACCGTTTTGTTATCTCACCAGCCCAGAAACCAGCAGCAGCTCAGAAGAAATCCTCAACACAGACTGATCTCGTCCTTGTTTGCTCTTTCACCATAGCAATCATATCCGCAGCAATAATGGCTATTGCCATAAGGTGGAAGAGGGTAACGATACTAACAAACGAGCTTCAGTTCTTCTCCAATAAGCAAAGCAAAGCTGTGAAACAGAGCTCACTTGAAGCAAGTAGGGATCTTGATGAACATGAGATCCACTTTGGAGGAAGACCAATCTTTCAAG ATATAATCTCAAATTTCGCTAGAGAAACTGGTGGATCAGATATAGGGGTTTTCGTCTGTGGCCCTCAAGGGATGAAAGACTCTGTTGCCTTAGCTTGCAGACGAGCTCGGGTTTCACAGAGGAATGCTAAGGGAAAGAGACCAAAACTCACCTTTCACTCACTGAACTTCACACTCTAG
- the LOC131019709 gene encoding DEAD-box ATP-dependent RNA helicase 20: MFSNHDSRLHDAGSYRQRRVDLVGPPPMMIPPPVPGGAPPSYGRGAPQVAPPYMVGGARSGYQMEHGIGRGFGAGHSSNFADRGRGGGGGWFGGRGHINNGVGDRRGDGGGREGGRGSHFSGRSFDHGRGGGFSGGRGGRGSRQRGDDLDNISLPKPDFSGLIPFEKDFYVESPSVRAMTEQEVMMYRARREITVEGQGVPKPIRVFEEASFPGYCLEVIARLGFVEPTPIQSQGWPMALRGRDLIGIAETGSGKTLSYLLPAFVHVSAQPRLAQGDGPIVLVLAPTRELAIQIQEEAVKFGSVANIRSTCIYGGAPKGPQIRDLKRGVEIVIATPGRLIDMLEAQHTNLRRVTYLVLDEADRMLDMGFEPQIRKIVSQIRPDRQTLYWSATWPREVETLARQFLRNAYKVIVGSQELKANQSIHQIVEVMTDMEKYNRLIRLLNEVMDGSKILIFVETKKGCDQVTRQLRMDGWPALSIHGDKNQDERDWVLAEFKSSRTPIMIATDVAARGLDVKDIKVVVNYDFPSNLEDYVHRIGRTGRAGATGTAFTFFTHANVKHTRELIKILQQAGQAVPPQLAALARSGGSDIGGPGRNFRSRGRGGGGFGNRSGSNVIPIGGRRPY, from the exons ATGTTCAGCAACCACGATTCTAGACTCCACGACGCCGGCTCTTACCGACAGCGCCGAGT TGATTTAGTTGGGCCACCACCGATGATGATTCCGCCCCCTGTGCCAGGTGGTGCTCCGCCCAGCTATGGCCGTGGAGCTCCTCAGGTGGCACCCCCATATATGGTGGGTGGTGCTAGGAGTGGATATCAGATGGAGCATGGTATTGGAAGAGGGTTTGGGGCTGGTCATAGTAGTAATTTTGCTGACCGAGGtagaggtggaggtggaggatGGTTTGGTGGTAGAGGACATATCAATAATGGCGTAGGAGATAGAAGAGGCGATGGGGGTGGCCGTGAAGGTGGGAGAGGAAGTCATTTCTCTGGAAGGAGTTTTGATCATGGTCGTGGTGGCGGCTTTAGTGGAGGTCGTGGTGGCAGAGGAAGTAGGCAGAGGGGGGATGACTTGGATAACATTTCTCTTCCTAAACCAGATTTTAGTGGGTTGATTCCCTTTGAAAAGGATTTTTATGTGGAGAGCCCATCTGTGAGGGCGATGACTGAGCAGGAGGTTATGATGTATCGTGCACGTCGGGAGATTACTGTTGAAGGGCAAGGTGTCCCCAAGCCTATCCGGGTGTTTGAAGAAGCAAGTTTCCCTG GTTACTGCCTTGAGGTAATTGCCAGACTGGGTTTTGTTGAGCCAACACCTATTCAATCACAAGGATGGCCAATGGCATTAAGAGGTCGAGATCTTATAGGCATCGCTGAGACTGGTTCTGGAAAAACTTTGTCGTATTTGCTGCCTGCTTTTGTTCATGTTAGTGCTCAGCCTAGGTTGG CACAAGGTGATGGTCCCATTGTACTAGTCCTAGCACCTACTAGAGAATTAGCTATTCAGATTCAAGAAGAAGCTGTGAAGTTTGGATCAGTTGCTAACATAAGAAGCACTTGTATATATGGCGGTGCCCCAAAGGGCCCACAAATTCGTGACCTTAAAAGAG GAGTTGAAATTGTCATAGCTACACCTGGTAGATTGATTGATATGTTGGAAGCTCAGCACACCAACTTGAGAAGAGTGACTTACCTTGTACTCGATGAGGCTGATCGCATGCTAGATATGGGATTCGAACCCCAAATCAGGAAAATTGTGTCTCAG ATTCGTCCAGATAGACAGACCCTGTACTGGAGTGCCACATGGCCTAGGGAGGTGGAAACTTTGGCAAGACAGTTCCTACGCAATGCTTACAAG GTTATCGTTGGGTCTCAAGAACTGAAAGCAAATCAATCTATACATCAAATTGTTGAAGTTATGACTGATATGGAGAAATATAATAG GTTGATCAGATTGCTGAATGAAGTGATGGATGgaagtaaaattttaatttttgtggagACTAAAAAGGGTTGTGATCAAGTTACAAGACAACTAAGAATGGATGGATGGCCAGCTCTGTCCATACATGGTGACAAGAATCAGGACGAAAGGGATTGGGTCCTAGCAGAGTTTAAAAGTAGCAGAACTCCTATAATGATTGCCACTGATGTTGCTGCTCGTGGCCTTG ATGTGAAGGACATAAAAGTCGTCGTCAACTATGATTTCCCTTCAAATTTGGAGGATTATGTCCATAGGATTGGCCGAACTGGTCGTGCAGGAGCCACAGGAACTGCTTTCACATTTTTCACACATGCAAATGTGAAGCACACAAGAGAACTTATCAAGATTCTGCAACAAGCTGGGCAAGCCGTGCCGCCTCAGCTTGCTGCTTTGGCACGAAGTGGTGGATCAGATATCGGAG GGCCCGGGCGTAACTTCCGATCCAGAGGCCGAGGCGGAGGTGGCTTTGGCAACCGTTCCGGGTCTAATGTAATACCTATCGGTGGAAGAAGGCCTTATTAG
- the LOC131023264 gene encoding uncharacterized mitochondrial protein AtMg00810-like has protein sequence MNHIPRIHIPRNHIPRQYYFPAKQTGPKRFVSDHSLFYKHSNGALLLILIYVDDILITEHSSSEVLSLIDLLHNKFALTSLGSVHYFLGIEVTKSGPSYALCQSKYLKKLLEKTNMSSCHPCSTPMTPATRLSKKGDANYASCIDDRRNTWFLEAAQNTNTGL, from the exons ATGAATCATATTCCCAGGATTCATATTCCCAGAAATCATATTCCCAGACAATATTACTTTCCTGCCAAACAAACAGGGCCTAAGAGATTTGTCTCTGATCATTCCCTCTTCTACAAACATTCTAATGGCGCACTTCTCCTCATTCTCATCTATGTTGATGATATACTCATCACCGAACATAGTTCTTCTGAAGTTCTGAGTCTCATTGATCTACTGCACAACAAGTTTGCTCTCACTTCCTTGGGTTCAGTTCACTATTTTTTGGGTATAGAGGTTACTAAATCCGGCCCCAGCTATGCTCTGTGTCAATCTAAGTATCTCAAAAAACTACTGGAGAAAACTAATATGAGCTCTTGTCATCCTTGCTCCACTCCAATGACACCAGCAACTCGGCTTTCCAAAAAAGGAG ATGCAAATTACGCTAGCTGCATCGACGATAGGCGCAACACGTGGTTTCTAGAAGCAGCACAAAATACGAATACCGGTCTTTAG
- the LOC131019704 gene encoding ferric reduction oxidase 8, mitochondrial isoform X2, which yields MLLVWTFYVRVSNDFKKMTPLKSFKLSIWQYKLFRMATRCGLLSEACLALLLLPVLRGMSIFRCLGIQFEASIKYHVWLGSAMIFFATLHGGGTLFIWGIKHRIQDEMWEWQKKGRIYLAGEIALATAFVMAITALPQIRRKWFQIFYYTHHLYIVFILFFLFHGGDRHFYMVFPGVFLFALDKLLRVVQSRPETCILSARVFPCKAIELTLPKDSRLKYEPTSVIFLKIPSISKLQWHPFSVTSSSSADEHSISVIVKSEGQWTSSLHSKIIHAEKQDSESDKRECIPVAVEGPYGPASTEFLRYNNLLMVAGGIGVTPFLSILREITCNGRNAYPDRIHLIYSIKKSQDVCLLDPILPQLLDIEQFHTKLKVFVTRENQIGVTLREVFNDVPKAEITNFSTANTTYAVHGPERLLWMAAVTVISSVMFLISLVIFNRFVISPAQKPAAAQKKSSTQTDLVLVCSFTIAIISAAIMAIAIRWKRVTILTNELQFFSNKQSKAVKQSSLEASRDLDEHEIHFGGRPIFQDIISNFARETGGSDIGVFVCGPQGMKDSVALACRRARVSQRNAKGKRPKLTFHSLNFTL from the exons ATGCTCCTTGTCTGGACATTCTATGTTCGTGTTTCTAATGACTTTAAGAAGATGACGccgctcaaatcattcaaactTAGCAT ATGGCAATATAAGCTGTTCAGGATGGCCACGCGCTGTGGCTTGTTATCAGAAGCCTGCCTAGCTCTGCTGCTTCTCCCCGTGCTACGAGGGATGTCCATATTCCGGTGCCTTGGCATCCAATTCGAGGCCTCGATCAAGTACCATGTCTGGCTCGGTTCTGCAATGATATTCTTCGCCACTTTACACGGTGGAGGCACCCTCTTCATCTGGGGAATCAAGCATAGAATCCAAGACGAG ATGTGGGAGTGGCAGAAGAAAGGTCGTATATACCTCGCAGGAGAGATAGCTCTAGCAACAGCTTTTGTGATGGCGATCACAGCACTTCCACAGATTAGGAGGAAATGGTTTCAAATTTTTTACTACACACATCACCTTTACATAGTCTTCATTCTCTTCTTCCTCTTCCACGGTGGAGACCGCCATTTCTACATGGTGTTTCCCGGAGTCTTCCTCTTCGCCTTGGATAAACTCCTCCGTGTGGTGCAGTCAAGGCCAGAGACGTGCATTCTCTCTGCTCGAGTCTTCCCCTGCAAAGCCATAGAACTCACCTTGCCAAAGGATTCAA GGTTAAAATACGAGCCAACCAGCGTCATCTTCCTCAAGATACCGAGCATTTCCAAGCTCCAATGGCATCCATTCAGCGTAACCTCCAGCTCAAGCGCAGACGAGCACAGTATCTCAGTCATTGTGAAGAGTGAGGGGCAATGGACTAGCTCCCTGCATAGCAAGATCATTCATGCTGAAAAGCAAGATTCAGAATCAGATAAAAGGGAATGCATCCCAGTCGCAGTTGAAGGTCCATACGGGCCTGCATCTACGGAGTTTTTAAG GTACAATAACTTACTCATGGTTGCTGGAGGGATAGGGGTGACACCGTTCCTGAGCATCTTGCGCGAGATAACCTGCAACGGCAGAAATGCATATCCAGATAGGATACATCTCATATACAGTATAAAGAAGTCACAAGATGTATGCTTACTTGATCCAATACTCCCACAGCTGCTAGATATTGAACAATTTCACACGAAACTCAAAGTATTCGTCACTAGGGAAAACCAAATCGGAGTGACACTAAGAGAAGTGTTCAACGACGTTCCCAAAGCAGAAATAACGAATTTTAGCACTGCAAACACCACTTATGCAGTACATGGGCCTGAAAGATTGCTATGGATGGCTGCTGTCACAGTCATTTCTTCAGTCATGTTTCTCATCTCACTCGTTATTTTCAACCGTTTTGTTATCTCACCAGCCCAGAAACCAGCAGCAGCTCAGAAGAAATCCTCAACACAGACTGATCTCGTCCTTGTTTGCTCTTTCACCATAGCAATCATATCCGCAGCAATAATGGCTATTGCCATAAGGTGGAAGAGGGTAACGATACTAACAAACGAGCTTCAGTTCTTCTCCAATAAGCAAAGCAAAGCTGTGAAACAGAGCTCACTTGAAGCAAGTAGGGATCTTGATGAACATGAGATCCACTTTGGAGGAAGACCAATCTTTCAAG ATATAATCTCAAATTTCGCTAGAGAAACTGGTGGATCAGATATAGGGGTTTTCGTCTGTGGCCCTCAAGGGATGAAAGACTCTGTTGCCTTAGCTTGCAGACGAGCTCGGGTTTCACAGAGGAATGCTAAGGGAAAGAGACCAAAACTCACCTTTCACTCACTGAACTTCACACTCTAG
- the LOC131019710 gene encoding 60S ribosomal protein L27a-3-like, whose translation MTTRFKKNRKKRGHVSAGHGRIGKHRKHPGGRGNAGGMHHHRILFDKYHPGYFGKVGMRYFHKLRNKFHCPTVNIDRLWSLVPQEVKDKASKDNAPLIDVTQFGYFKVLGKGLLPEGKPIVLKAKLVSKNAEKKIKESGGAVVLTA comes from the coding sequence ATGACGACCAGATTCAAGAAGAACCGCAAGAAGCGCGGCCACGTGAGCGCCGGGCACGGTCGTATTGGGAAGCACCGCAAGCATCCCGGAGGCCGCGGAAACGCCGGAGGTATGCACCACCATCGCATCCTCTTCGATAAGTACCATCCAGGATACTTCGGCAAGGTCGGTATGCGCTACTTCCACAAGCTCCGCAACAAGTTCCACTGCCCGACCGTCAACATCGACCGCCTCTGGTCGCTGGTGCCGCAGGAGGTGAAGGACAAGGCGTCCAAAGATAACGCGCCGCTCATCGACGTCACGCAGTTCGGCTACTTCAAGGTCCTGGGCAAGGGATTGCTGCCGGAAGGCAAGCCGATCGTGTTGAAGGCGAAATTGGTGTCGAAGAACGCGGAGAAGAAGATCAAGGAATCTGGCGGCGCCGTCGTGCTCACTGCTTGA